In one window of Mercurialis annua linkage group LG4, ddMerAnnu1.2, whole genome shotgun sequence DNA:
- the LOC126676346 gene encoding uncharacterized protein LOC126676346: protein MGTREVYEQKLRSGNLDHDPTINPGLGSPRCPRCLSLLIPNSVRGEWTMTPVLHDATAVAGSGIGAMLSAVHGFNTGIPFLQNRLKGPKWLSLIVGLPPLLLVSGASAAFGGYALPRFAQLTVTSYYAASSASHYGISLLTRHIEEAHTSRVQQGRKR, encoded by the exons ATGGGAACAAGGGAAGTGTACGAACAGAAGCTAAGAAGCGGGAATTTGGATCACGACCCTACCATTAACCCTGGCCTCGGCTCTCCTCGCTGCCCTCGCTGCCTCTCTCTTTTAATCCCTAATTCT gTTCGTGGAGAATGGACCATGACTCCTGTTTTGCACGACGCCACTGCTGTG GCTGGCTCTGGTATTGGTGCAATGCTTAGTGCTGTTCATGGTTTTAATACAG GGATTCCGTTTCTTCAAAACCGTCTTAAAGGACCAAAATGGCTGTCTCTTATAGTTGGG CTTCCTCCGTTGCTGCTGGTTTCAGGTGCTAGTGCCGCATTTGGAG GTTATGCACTTCCAAGATTTGCTCAACTCACTGTAACATCCTACTATGCTGCCTCAAGTGCCTCACATTATGGGATTTCACTCCTTACTCGACATATTGAAGAGGCTCACACATCCCGGGTTCAGCAAGGAAGGAAAAGATGA